The Hydrogenophaga crocea genome contains a region encoding:
- a CDS encoding helix-turn-helix domain-containing protein — translation MPTPPHAHARPGAQALRPSRALAPFVDHYWFGSGRDAAVATLRPDGRVDAVLAHSARGAALSVHGSVTVRTELALQADALYLGIQFRAGQARHFLHVPTPLLTDGALPGEDAFAPALPRLLDLSDPLAAVRAVEAALLQHLGRTPPRASRADALVARIEATRGAERIESLADRFGIGRRQVERCVLEAVGLTPKAFASIERFTHAAACLRAGLPPAHAAFDAGYADQSHLHQAFRRYAATTPARYARGEVAFLQDGKRVPHDHAGHRNPCPI, via the coding sequence ATGCCCACCCCGCCGCACGCCCACGCCCGCCCCGGCGCGCAAGCCCTGCGCCCGTCGCGCGCGCTCGCGCCCTTCGTGGACCACTACTGGTTCGGCAGCGGCCGCGACGCGGCCGTGGCCACGCTGCGGCCCGATGGCCGGGTGGACGCGGTGCTCGCGCACAGCGCGCGCGGCGCGGCGCTGTCGGTGCATGGCTCGGTCACGGTGCGCACCGAACTGGCCTTGCAGGCCGACGCGCTGTACCTCGGCATCCAGTTCCGCGCCGGGCAGGCGCGGCACTTTCTGCATGTGCCCACGCCGCTGCTCACCGACGGCGCGCTGCCGGGCGAGGACGCCTTTGCGCCCGCGCTGCCACGCCTGCTCGATCTCAGCGACCCGCTGGCGGCCGTGCGCGCGGTCGAGGCCGCGCTGCTGCAGCACCTGGGGCGCACACCGCCCCGGGCCTCGCGCGCCGACGCGCTGGTCGCGCGCATCGAGGCCACGCGCGGCGCCGAGCGCATCGAGTCGTTGGCCGATCGCTTCGGCATCGGTCGCCGCCAGGTCGAGCGCTGTGTGCTGGAGGCCGTGGGCCTCACGCCCAAGGCCTTTGCGTCCATCGAGCGCTTCACCCACGCGGCGGCCTGCCTGCGCGCGGGCCTGCCGCCGGCCCATGCCGCGTTCGATGCCGGCTACGCCGACCAGAGCCACCTGCACCAGGCCTTCCGCCGCTACGCGGCCACCACGCCCGCGCGCTACGCGCGCGGCGAGGTCGCATTTCTTCAAGACGGCAAGCGCGTGCCCCACGACCATGCCGGGCATCGCAACCCCTGCCCGATCTGA
- a CDS encoding MATE family efflux transporter: MTRTDTTAPPPSLWADLRAALRGTQADYTRIPLKRAVLLLAIPMMLELVLESTFAVVDIFFVAQLGASAVATVGLTETYLFLLYSVAMGLATAVTAIVARRVGEQRGEAAALSAVQAIVLAVLVSLPVTFAGIFWAQDLLRLMGADAWAIEHGYRYTQWMLGGNLVILLLFVINAVFRGAGDAAAAMRVLWVANAVNIALDPLLIFGLGPIPAMGVEGAAIATNIGRGVGVLMQLWILARGSEHLRLTAASLRWDGATLLQIARTSLGGIGQMIIAMTAWVFLMRILASLSTEAVAGATIAMRVMMFTLMPAWGMSNAAATLVGQNLGAGDAVRAEAAVWRIGWMNMVFTLAVSVAFFFAHDAIIGLFTDDPAVIAVGGEWLSILAYSYFVYGWWMVAVQAFNGAGDTLTPTWINFVFFWLIQLPLAWALALPLGWAHSGVFWGVFVSETAVGLFTLWLFSRGGWKKVRV; encoded by the coding sequence ATGACACGCACCGACACCACCGCCCCACCGCCCTCGCTCTGGGCCGATCTGCGCGCCGCGCTGCGCGGCACGCAGGCCGACTACACGCGCATCCCGCTCAAGCGCGCGGTGCTGCTGCTGGCCATTCCCATGATGCTCGAGCTCGTGCTCGAGTCCACCTTCGCGGTGGTCGACATCTTCTTCGTCGCCCAGCTCGGCGCATCCGCCGTGGCCACGGTGGGCCTCACCGAGACCTACCTGTTCCTGCTGTACTCGGTGGCCATGGGCCTGGCCACGGCGGTCACGGCCATCGTGGCGCGGCGCGTGGGCGAGCAGCGCGGCGAGGCGGCCGCGCTGTCGGCGGTGCAGGCCATCGTGCTGGCGGTGCTGGTCTCGCTGCCGGTCACGTTCGCGGGCATCTTCTGGGCGCAAGACCTGCTGCGCCTCATGGGGGCCGACGCCTGGGCCATCGAGCACGGCTACCGCTACACGCAGTGGATGCTGGGCGGCAACCTCGTGATCCTGCTGCTGTTCGTGATCAACGCGGTGTTTCGCGGCGCGGGCGACGCGGCCGCCGCCATGCGCGTGCTGTGGGTGGCCAACGCGGTCAACATCGCGCTCGACCCGCTGCTCATCTTCGGCCTCGGCCCCATACCGGCCATGGGCGTGGAGGGCGCGGCCATCGCCACCAACATCGGCCGCGGCGTGGGCGTGCTCATGCAGCTGTGGATCCTCGCGCGCGGCAGCGAGCACCTGCGCCTGACGGCCGCGAGCCTGCGCTGGGACGGCGCCACGCTGCTGCAGATCGCGCGCACCTCGCTCGGCGGCATCGGCCAGATGATCATCGCCATGACGGCCTGGGTGTTCCTCATGCGCATCCTGGCCAGCCTGTCGACCGAGGCGGTGGCGGGCGCCACCATCGCCATGCGCGTGATGATGTTCACCCTCATGCCCGCGTGGGGCATGTCGAACGCCGCGGCCACGCTGGTGGGGCAGAACCTGGGCGCGGGCGACGCCGTGCGCGCGGAGGCCGCGGTGTGGCGCATCGGCTGGATGAACATGGTCTTCACGCTCGCGGTGTCGGTGGCCTTCTTCTTCGCGCACGACGCCATCATCGGCCTGTTCACCGACGATCCTGCGGTGATCGCGGTGGGTGGCGAATGGCTGTCCATCCTCGCGTACTCGTACTTCGTGTACGGCTGGTGGATGGTGGCCGTGCAGGCCTTCAACGGCGCGGGCGACACGCTCACGCCCACCTGGATCAACTTCGTGTTCTTCTGGCTGATCCAGCTGCCGCTGGCCTGGGCGCTCGCGCTGCCGCTGGGCTGGGCGCACTCGGGCGTGTTCTGGGGCGTGTTCGTGTCGGAAACCGCGGTGGGGCTGTTCACGCTGTGGCTGTTCTCGCGCGGCGGCTGGAAAAAGGTGAGGGTGTGA
- a CDS encoding uridine kinase family protein codes for MTGRPVPVRLLGAHPLDELVAHIRALPRTGRAVCLVAIDGRSGSGKSTLAQALADALPPARVIDGDDFYGGGVDLRHDTPAERAAACIDWRRQREVLTALRAGRPATYRGFDWDAFDGSLCATETRVAPAPLVVLEGVYSARAELADLLDLRAVLGVDDALREQRLRAREGGIGPWERQWIEAEVPYFERLLAGVER; via the coding sequence GTGACAGGCCGCCCCGTGCCCGTGCGGCTGCTCGGCGCGCATCCGCTGGACGAACTCGTTGCGCACATCCGCGCGCTGCCACGCACGGGCCGCGCGGTGTGCCTGGTGGCCATCGACGGCCGCAGCGGCAGCGGCAAGTCCACGCTCGCACAGGCACTGGCCGATGCACTGCCGCCCGCGCGCGTGATCGACGGCGACGACTTCTACGGCGGCGGTGTCGATCTGCGCCACGACACGCCCGCCGAACGCGCAGCGGCGTGCATCGACTGGCGGCGACAGCGCGAGGTGCTCACGGCCCTGCGCGCCGGCCGGCCCGCCACCTACCGCGGCTTCGACTGGGACGCCTTCGACGGCTCGCTGTGCGCCACCGAAACGCGCGTGGCCCCGGCACCGCTCGTGGTGCTCGAAGGCGTGTACAGCGCGCGCGCCGAACTGGCCGACCTGCTCGACCTTCGCGCCGTGCTCGGGGTGGACGACGCGCTGCGCGAACAGCGCCTGCGTGCGCGCGAAGGCGGCATCGGCCCCTGGGAGCGGCAGTGGATCGAGGCCGAAGTGCCGTATTTCGAGCGATTGCTCGCGGGCGTTGAGCGCTAG
- a CDS encoding 2Fe-2S iron-sulfur cluster-binding protein, which yields MNTFRIRIDGQALEAQTDSETSLFTALARAGIAWPVSCRNGTCRTCMARLLQGQVRYDIPWPGLSAEEKAEGYCLPCVARAVGDVVMAKV from the coding sequence ATGAATACCTTCCGCATCCGCATCGATGGCCAGGCACTGGAAGCACAGACCGACAGCGAGACCAGCCTGTTCACCGCGCTTGCGCGCGCGGGCATCGCCTGGCCGGTGTCGTGCCGCAACGGCACCTGCCGCACGTGCATGGCGCGCTTGCTGCAGGGCCAGGTGCGCTACGACATTCCGTGGCCCGGCCTGAGCGCGGAAGAAAAGGCAGAGGGCTATTGCCTGCCGTGCGTGGCGCGGGCGGTGGGGGATGTGGTGATGGCGAAGGTTTGA
- a CDS encoding VOC family protein, which yields MTLWTGIVTEHVNASRDFYTRLFGADVVYEGEGAWFVLLRLGERELAFMRPGLDTQAPIFQGAYGGQGMWLALDVDDAEAEHRRLVALGAPVVLPLRDEPWGDRHFVLRDPNGIGVDIVQRLAA from the coding sequence ATGACGCTGTGGACCGGCATCGTTACCGAACACGTGAACGCCTCGCGCGATTTCTACACCCGCCTCTTCGGCGCCGACGTGGTCTACGAAGGCGAAGGCGCGTGGTTCGTGCTGCTGCGCCTGGGCGAGCGCGAGCTGGCCTTCATGCGGCCGGGCCTGGACACGCAGGCCCCGATCTTCCAGGGCGCGTACGGCGGCCAGGGCATGTGGCTTGCCCTCGACGTGGACGACGCCGAGGCCGAGCACCGCCGCCTCGTGGCCCTGGGCGCGCCCGTGGTGCTGCCGCTGCGCGACGAGCCCTGGGGCGACCGCCACTTCGTGCTGCGCGACCCGAACGGCATCGGTGTCGACATCGTGCAGCGGCTCGCCGCCTGA
- a CDS encoding DUF1428 domain-containing protein, protein MSYIDGFVIAVPTANKQKFIEHARQLDPIFIELGALRVIEGWGDDVPDGKLTDFRRAVQATADETVAFSWVEWPDKATRDAGMKKMMEDPRMDPSAPGNPPMPFDGKRMIFGGFEQVVEVKA, encoded by the coding sequence ATGTCCTACATCGATGGTTTCGTCATTGCCGTTCCCACGGCCAACAAGCAGAAGTTCATCGAGCACGCTCGCCAGCTCGACCCGATCTTCATCGAGCTGGGCGCCCTGCGCGTGATCGAAGGCTGGGGCGACGACGTGCCCGACGGCAAGCTCACCGATTTCCGCCGTGCCGTGCAGGCCACGGCCGACGAGACGGTGGCGTTCTCATGGGTGGAGTGGCCGGACAAGGCCACGCGCGACGCGGGCATGAAAAAGATGATGGAAGACCCGCGCATGGACCCGTCGGCACCGGGCAACCCGCCCATGCCCTTCGACGGCAAGCGCATGATCTTCGGCGGCTTCGAGCAGGTGGTGGAAGTGAAGGCTTGA